Proteins encoded together in one Pelosinus sp. IPA-1 window:
- a CDS encoding DUF4342 domain-containing protein, giving the protein MEEITLENIDILRERTGISYKEAKEALERNQGNLLEALIELDDKKNTKWTDSFSVNSSDVIDKVKELLHEGNVNKISIKSEGRTVVEIPVALGAIGAVVLPQIAALGVLVAMFKRCSIEVVRNDGSTTETEVSDDKSVNEQKQNHHNNSGI; this is encoded by the coding sequence ATGGAAGAAATAACATTGGAGAACATTGACATCCTACGGGAGCGTACTGGCATATCTTACAAAGAGGCGAAAGAGGCTTTGGAAAGAAATCAAGGGAATTTACTTGAGGCCTTAATTGAACTTGACGATAAGAAAAATACAAAATGGACAGACAGCTTTTCTGTGAATTCAAGCGATGTGATTGATAAGGTAAAAGAATTGCTTCATGAAGGCAATGTGAATAAGATCAGTATCAAGAGTGAGGGACGTACTGTTGTCGAAATTCCTGTAGCACTGGGGGCAATTGGTGCTGTAGTATTGCCACAGATTGCTGCACTTGGCGTATTAGTAGCAATGTTTAAGCGTTGTAGTATTGAAGTAGTTCGTAATGATGGCAGTACAACTGAGACAGAAGTTTCAGATGATAAAAGTGTAAATGAGCAAAAACAAAATCATCACAATAATAGTGGAATTTAG
- the glyQ gene encoding glycine--tRNA ligase subunit alpha, whose amino-acid sequence MTFQEMILTLQNFWAEQNCILMQPYDVEKGAGTMNPATFLRALGPEPWNVAYVEPSRRPADGRYGENPNRLLQHHQYQVIMKPSPANIQELYLESLVRLGIDPSQHDIRFVEDNWESPTLGAWGLGWEVWLDGMEITQFTYFQQVGSIDVKPVSVEITYGLERLAMYIQGKENVYELEWVNGVTYGDVFHRNEVEQSHYNFEIADVNLLFQLFDMYEKEAIRIIESGFVLPAYDYVLKCSHTFNLLDARGAISVSERTGFIGRVRNMARLCAQGYLEQREKLGFPLLKEVK is encoded by the coding sequence TTGACTTTTCAAGAGATGATTTTAACACTTCAGAATTTCTGGGCTGAACAAAATTGCATTTTAATGCAACCTTATGACGTGGAGAAGGGGGCAGGTACCATGAACCCAGCTACCTTCCTTAGGGCTTTAGGCCCTGAGCCTTGGAATGTAGCTTATGTGGAGCCATCACGTCGTCCTGCTGATGGTCGCTATGGAGAAAATCCTAATCGTTTACTGCAACATCATCAATACCAGGTTATTATGAAACCTTCGCCAGCTAACATTCAAGAATTATATTTAGAGAGTTTAGTTCGTTTGGGGATTGATCCTAGCCAACATGATATTCGTTTTGTAGAAGATAACTGGGAATCTCCAACTCTTGGAGCTTGGGGACTTGGTTGGGAAGTATGGCTTGATGGTATGGAAATCACTCAGTTTACTTATTTTCAACAAGTCGGTAGTATTGATGTTAAACCTGTATCCGTAGAAATTACCTATGGTTTGGAGCGCTTGGCTATGTACATACAAGGGAAAGAAAACGTGTATGAATTAGAATGGGTAAATGGTGTTACTTATGGCGATGTATTTCACCGTAATGAAGTAGAGCAATCCCACTACAACTTTGAAATAGCCGATGTTAACTTATTATTCCAGCTTTTTGATATGTATGAAAAAGAAGCCATTCGTATTATTGAGTCTGGTTTTGTACTGCCAGCTTATGATTATGTGTTAAAATGCTCTCATACTTTTAATTTATTGGATGCTCGTGGTGCTATTAGTGTTAGCGAACGTACAGGTTTTATTGGAAGGGTACGTAATATGGCAAGGCTCTGTGCACAAGGGTATTTAGAACAGCGTGAAAAATTAGGTTTTCCGTTGCTCAAGGAGGTTAAATAA
- the glyS gene encoding glycine--tRNA ligase subunit beta has product MAKDLLFEIGTEEIPARFMPGALRQLESVTKSKLDELRIGYGEIKVVGTPRRMALIIRNMVEEQADKNSENKGPSIKIAFDNNGAPTKAAQGFARGQGVDATQLVVKDGYVYAMVHEVGKQVKELLPAMLTSIIDSLNFPKNMRWANLDKKFVRPIRWMVALFGNEVIPFTVAEVSTSNVTRGHRFLSKGEIVIHSVDDYFEALHKNYVMVDQDVRRKVIREQVEKIALNQGGTAAIDEDLLEEVVYLVEYPTALYGQFEDKYLSLPPEAVITPMREHQRYFPVISKEGKLLPVFITVRNGGSEHIDIVRHGNERVLKARLSDAQFFFEEDKKVKLIDRLDKLKTIVFQEGLGTIYDKTIRVRELSINIAESVGATDDLHPIIERGATLAKTDLVTGMVCEFTELQGTMGREYALLNKEQPEVAQAIFEHYLPRFAGDVLPESVAGRVISIADKLDNIVATFSRGLIPTGSQDPYALRRQALGIVNILIDGKYHVSLHAMLVKAMDLLRINDDKRQADLLAEIQEFFRLRIKNVLSDENIRYDLIDAVMAVGVDDIYDTWLRAKAMATDGCSSEMQKAVQAFTRVGNLAKNAPVELIEENLFVVDEERALYHACKLARQEVCKMTEAKDYAGVIGIMINMTQPIDAFFSVVMVMVEDLQVRNNRLALLKAIMGLSTKMADLSKIVAL; this is encoded by the coding sequence ATGGCAAAAGATTTATTATTCGAAATTGGTACAGAAGAAATTCCTGCCAGGTTTATGCCAGGGGCTTTGCGGCAATTAGAAAGTGTTACTAAAAGTAAATTAGATGAGCTCAGAATTGGGTATGGTGAAATTAAAGTTGTCGGTACACCTCGCCGCATGGCCTTGATTATACGTAATATGGTGGAGGAGCAGGCTGATAAAAATAGTGAAAATAAGGGTCCTTCTATAAAGATCGCCTTTGATAATAATGGTGCTCCTACAAAAGCTGCTCAAGGGTTTGCACGTGGGCAAGGGGTAGATGCAACTCAATTAGTTGTAAAAGATGGATATGTTTATGCTATGGTGCATGAAGTAGGCAAGCAAGTAAAAGAGTTACTACCAGCTATGTTAACTAGTATTATTGATAGCCTTAATTTTCCTAAAAATATGCGTTGGGCTAATCTAGATAAGAAATTTGTTCGCCCTATTCGTTGGATGGTGGCGCTTTTTGGTAATGAGGTTATTCCTTTTACCGTTGCAGAAGTATCCACAAGTAATGTTACTCGTGGGCATCGATTCTTAAGTAAAGGAGAAATAGTCATTCATTCTGTTGATGATTATTTTGAAGCATTACATAAAAACTATGTTATGGTTGATCAAGATGTACGTCGTAAGGTGATTCGTGAACAAGTGGAAAAAATTGCTCTTAATCAAGGCGGTACTGCTGCGATTGATGAAGATTTGCTAGAAGAAGTAGTATATCTTGTAGAATATCCGACAGCCCTGTACGGACAATTTGAAGATAAGTATTTGTCACTGCCTCCAGAGGCTGTAATTACTCCTATGCGTGAGCATCAACGTTATTTCCCTGTAATCTCCAAAGAAGGGAAACTTCTACCTGTATTTATTACTGTTCGTAATGGTGGATCTGAACATATTGATATTGTTCGTCATGGTAATGAGAGGGTGCTTAAAGCGAGGTTATCTGATGCTCAGTTCTTTTTTGAAGAAGACAAGAAAGTTAAATTAATTGATCGATTAGACAAACTAAAGACGATTGTTTTTCAAGAAGGCTTGGGCACAATCTATGATAAAACAATACGTGTTAGAGAGCTTTCGATTAATATTGCCGAATCAGTTGGGGCTACTGATGATTTGCATCCTATAATTGAAAGAGGTGCTACCTTAGCAAAGACGGATCTTGTTACGGGTATGGTTTGTGAGTTTACTGAATTACAAGGTACCATGGGACGAGAATATGCGTTATTAAATAAAGAGCAGCCAGAAGTGGCTCAGGCTATATTTGAACATTATTTACCGCGTTTTGCTGGCGATGTATTACCAGAGAGTGTTGCAGGACGAGTTATTAGTATTGCTGATAAGCTTGATAATATTGTGGCAACCTTTAGTCGAGGCTTAATACCAACAGGATCCCAAGATCCGTATGCCTTACGGCGTCAGGCACTAGGAATTGTTAACATCTTAATTGATGGCAAATATCATGTATCTTTACATGCTATGCTGGTTAAGGCAATGGATTTACTACGTATTAATGATGATAAACGACAAGCGGATTTGCTAGCTGAAATACAGGAGTTTTTCCGACTCAGGATTAAAAATGTTTTATCGGATGAAAATATTCGTTATGATCTGATTGATGCGGTTATGGCAGTCGGAGTGGATGATATTTATGATACTTGGCTAAGGGCTAAAGCGATGGCTACTGATGGTTGCAGCAGTGAAATGCAAAAAGCTGTACAGGCTTTTACCCGTGTTGGTAATTTAGCTAAAAATGCACCGGTTGAACTGATTGAAGAAAATCTATTTGTGGTTGACGAAGAACGTGCTTTATACCATGCATGCAAATTGGCTCGTCAAGAGGTTTGCAAAATGACAGAAGCGAAAGATTATGCTGGTGTTATTGGGATTATGATTAATATGACTCAGCCAATTGATGCTTTTTTTAGTGTGGTAATGGTCATGGTTGAAGATTTGCAAGTGCGAAATAATCGTTTAGCATTACTAAAAGCGATTATGGGGCTTAGTACAAAGATGGCAGATTTGAGTAAAATCGTTGCTTTATAA
- a CDS encoding pyruvate, water dikinase regulatory protein: MIYALSDSIGETAEMIARATASQFQVGSFEIIRIPYIKSTDQIERILEEAANNTSVICHTIVGPELRKALLSQAKRHGIPTIDIMGPMINAVQHVSGLHPQLKPGLIHTLDQAYFKRVAAIEFAVKYDDGKNPCGILKADVVLVGVSRTSKTPLSMYLAHKELKVANVPMVPEVAPPKELFEIPAERIVGLIIDPIKLNNIRAERLRSMGLDPASCYADSQRITEEVEYAKSIMYKLKCPIIDVSNKAIEETANKIMELVCKKKQSAVYGNEFCS, encoded by the coding sequence ATAATTTATGCTTTATCTGATTCTATTGGAGAAACAGCGGAAATGATAGCTAGAGCAACGGCCAGTCAGTTTCAAGTTGGATCTTTTGAAATTATTCGTATTCCTTATATTAAAAGTACTGATCAAATTGAACGAATCCTTGAGGAAGCAGCAAATAATACAAGTGTTATTTGCCATACAATCGTAGGCCCTGAACTTAGGAAGGCGTTGCTGTCTCAAGCGAAGCGTCATGGTATTCCAACCATAGATATTATGGGACCTATGATAAATGCGGTGCAGCATGTGTCGGGGCTCCATCCTCAATTAAAGCCTGGGCTAATTCATACACTAGATCAAGCTTATTTTAAACGTGTTGCAGCGATTGAGTTTGCGGTAAAATATGATGATGGTAAAAATCCTTGTGGTATCTTAAAGGCAGATGTTGTATTGGTTGGAGTTTCACGCACGTCTAAGACTCCCCTTAGTATGTATCTAGCCCATAAGGAGCTAAAGGTGGCTAATGTACCAATGGTTCCTGAAGTAGCACCACCTAAAGAGCTATTTGAAATTCCTGCAGAGCGTATTGTAGGGCTAATTATCGATCCTATTAAGCTTAATAACATTCGTGCAGAAAGATTACGATCCATGGGACTCGATCCTGCGTCCTGTTATGCTGATTCCCAGCGAATCACAGAGGAAGTTGAATACGCTAAAAGTATCATGTATAAGTTGAAATGCCCGATTATTGATGTATCAAACAAGGCGATTGAAGAAACTGCAAATAAAATTATGGAACTTGTTTGCAAAAAAAAACAGTCAGCTGTCTATGGGAACGAATTCTGTTCATAA
- a CDS encoding LptA/OstA family protein, translating into MKTKVFLLTLLLMLLFAGTTLAAKPTITADQQYFDINTGLYVLNGNVYIELKNRIITAGQAKVNMASLEVWGTGGITVSQDDISFTADKVYVYGSQDHAVVEGNVVFSRENLKVTANQVDYNWRDKNAVFSGNVQIRQNDSLLTTDTARYNIATNTFL; encoded by the coding sequence ATGAAAACTAAAGTTTTCCTACTCACATTGCTCCTTATGTTACTTTTTGCAGGCACTACTTTAGCTGCCAAACCAACCATCACAGCGGACCAACAATATTTTGATATTAATACAGGTTTATATGTATTAAACGGAAATGTTTACATAGAACTAAAAAACCGTATTATTACTGCTGGTCAAGCTAAAGTAAATATGGCTTCCTTAGAAGTTTGGGGAACTGGTGGCATAACAGTTAGCCAAGACGACATCTCCTTTACCGCTGATAAGGTATATGTATATGGCAGTCAAGATCATGCTGTCGTCGAAGGAAATGTGGTGTTCTCCCGTGAAAATCTTAAGGTTACTGCCAATCAAGTGGACTATAACTGGCGAGATAAAAATGCCGTATTTAGCGGCAATGTACAAATTAGACAAAATGACAGCCTCCTGACTACGGATACCGCAAGATATAATATAGCTACAAATACCTTTCTATAA
- a CDS encoding deoxyguanosinetriphosphate triphosphohydrolase translates to MNIRERIEEQEHKMLSAFASKSRDAMREKEEEACEFRTAFQRDRDRIIHSKSFRRLKHKTQVYISPGDHYRMRMTHSLEVSQISRTIARGLMLNEDLTEAIALGHDVGHTPFGHVGEYALRDLIGHYNHNEQSLRVVEHLERSGKGLNLTLEVKDGILNHTGANKPFTLEGNIVRIGDRIAYLCHDYDDGIRAGMIKAVDLPEKVAHILGTNPSNMITVMVSDMIKNSDGYNEIKLSAKVKNAMEEFREFMFQKVYHSAELESDRKKAKYIIHKLYEYFTLHPENLPQEFLEREENWGLEATIVDYIAGLTDIYAVHLFEELFIPSKWIAR, encoded by the coding sequence ATGAACATACGCGAACGTATTGAAGAGCAAGAACATAAGATGCTATCAGCTTTTGCAAGTAAGAGTAGGGATGCAATGAGAGAAAAAGAAGAAGAAGCTTGTGAATTTCGTACCGCTTTTCAACGTGATCGTGACCGAATTATTCATAGTAAGTCTTTTAGACGTTTAAAACATAAAACACAAGTATACATTTCTCCTGGCGATCATTATCGCATGCGCATGACTCATAGTTTAGAAGTATCACAAATATCTCGGACAATTGCCAGAGGGCTAATGCTGAATGAGGATTTAACAGAAGCAATTGCTTTAGGGCATGATGTAGGACATACCCCATTTGGACATGTTGGTGAGTACGCTCTACGTGATTTAATTGGACATTATAATCATAATGAACAAAGTTTAAGAGTTGTAGAGCATCTTGAACGTAGTGGAAAGGGGTTAAATTTAACACTGGAGGTAAAGGATGGAATTTTAAATCATACAGGTGCAAATAAACCATTTACCTTAGAAGGTAATATTGTCCGTATTGGCGATCGTATTGCTTATCTGTGCCATGATTATGACGATGGTATTCGTGCAGGTATGATTAAAGCTGTTGATTTACCGGAAAAGGTTGCTCACATATTAGGTACAAATCCTTCGAATATGATTACTGTTATGGTATCTGATATGATTAAGAATTCAGATGGCTATAATGAAATAAAATTGTCTGCAAAAGTTAAAAATGCAATGGAAGAATTTCGTGAGTTCATGTTTCAAAAAGTTTACCATTCTGCGGAGTTAGAATCTGATCGTAAGAAAGCAAAATATATCATTCATAAACTCTACGAGTACTTTACTCTTCACCCAGAAAATTTACCTCAGGAATTCTTAGAACGAGAAGAAAATTGGGGGCTAGAAGCAACCATTGTTGATTATATAGCTGGTTTGACGGATATATATGCTGTTCATTTATTTGAAGAATTATTTATACCTTCAAAATGGATTGCTCGGTAA
- the dnaG gene encoding DNA primase — translation MKDAVYDEFIDRLRSESDIVSILSDYVPLKKKGKNYWGCCPFHHENTPSFSVTPEKGFFYCFGCQSGGNVFNFLMKIENVSFFDAVKMLAQKMNIPLPEKNKTPQELAREREHTKLYRANELAREFFYACLTKTVYGKQAKEYLESRGVTNEVIESFKIGFAPPAWDKLLHAFLERGIEQDIMLKAGLIVERNSGDGVYDRFRNRIMFPISDVRGRVVGFGGRVIDDSQPKYLNSPETPVFNKRYILFGFHAAHKFIKESGQAIVVEGYMDAITAHAYGIKNVVASLGTAFSPEQAKLLLRNANEICFAYDSDTAGQNATVRALTILRSMGANVRVVLIPDGKDPDEFIRKHGAKAFKTLIKEANDVLEYQIKQAFDNTDYSSLEGKVAVVAKIVPVLASADNAVEVNTHIARISQMLAIDESAIRSEVRKYLFQNKKDKNVNVGKNISNILVTRKPSIAIEQAEKHLIRLMCGDSSLIPYIEKELSVTEIQGEHRREIIELIFKEYNMGKDITDTAWTMMLSETANAELSHIMLIDIQYNDSDSIKMVDDCIKNMRLTNLKLLYEQSRLRADELERLGDSGFLQALAESQRIKDEINKLHCV, via the coding sequence ATGAAAGATGCGGTTTATGATGAGTTTATTGATAGATTACGTTCTGAAAGTGACATTGTAAGTATTCTATCAGATTATGTTCCTTTGAAAAAAAAAGGAAAAAATTATTGGGGCTGCTGTCCATTTCATCATGAGAATACTCCGTCATTTTCTGTAACACCTGAAAAAGGATTTTTTTATTGTTTCGGTTGTCAAAGCGGTGGTAATGTATTCAATTTTTTGATGAAAATTGAAAACGTTAGTTTCTTTGATGCGGTGAAAATGTTGGCTCAAAAAATGAATATTCCTTTGCCAGAAAAGAACAAAACACCACAAGAGCTGGCAAGGGAGCGGGAACATACTAAATTATACCGTGCTAATGAATTAGCTAGGGAGTTTTTTTATGCTTGTTTGACAAAGACAGTCTATGGGAAGCAAGCAAAAGAATATCTAGAATCCCGTGGAGTTACAAATGAAGTTATTGAAAGTTTTAAAATTGGTTTTGCTCCCCCAGCTTGGGATAAATTATTGCATGCCTTCTTAGAACGGGGTATAGAGCAGGATATTATGCTAAAAGCTGGTTTAATTGTGGAACGAAATTCTGGTGATGGTGTTTATGATCGGTTTCGTAATCGCATTATGTTTCCTATTTCTGATGTACGTGGTCGGGTAGTTGGTTTTGGTGGAAGAGTGATTGATGATAGCCAGCCTAAATATCTAAATTCACCAGAGACCCCTGTTTTTAACAAAAGATATATTTTGTTTGGTTTTCATGCTGCTCATAAGTTTATAAAAGAATCTGGGCAAGCCATCGTAGTAGAAGGCTATATGGATGCTATTACTGCCCATGCATATGGCATAAAAAATGTAGTAGCCTCATTAGGAACAGCTTTTTCTCCAGAACAAGCAAAGTTATTACTTCGCAATGCAAATGAAATATGTTTTGCTTATGATAGTGATACGGCTGGTCAAAATGCTACGGTCAGAGCTTTGACAATTCTGCGCAGTATGGGAGCAAATGTGAGAGTGGTATTAATCCCTGATGGAAAAGATCCCGATGAATTTATCCGTAAGCATGGTGCTAAAGCTTTTAAGACATTGATTAAGGAAGCTAATGATGTTTTGGAGTATCAAATCAAGCAGGCTTTTGATAATACAGATTATAGTAGTTTAGAAGGTAAAGTTGCCGTAGTAGCAAAAATAGTTCCAGTGTTAGCTTCGGCGGACAATGCTGTAGAGGTGAACACGCATATTGCGCGTATATCTCAGATGTTGGCAATTGACGAAAGTGCAATACGTAGTGAAGTTCGTAAATATTTGTTTCAAAATAAAAAGGATAAAAATGTAAATGTAGGAAAGAATATATCTAATATATTGGTTACGAGAAAACCATCGATTGCGATAGAGCAGGCCGAAAAACATCTTATTCGCTTGATGTGTGGAGATAGCTCCCTTATACCATATATTGAAAAAGAACTTTCTGTTACAGAAATACAGGGAGAGCACAGGCGTGAAATAATCGAATTAATATTTAAAGAGTATAATATGGGAAAAGATATTACGGATACTGCTTGGACGATGATGCTAAGTGAGACAGCAAATGCGGAATTATCCCATATTATGTTAATCGATATACAATACAATGATAGTGATAGTATAAAAATGGTTGATGATTGTATAAAAAATATGCGCCTAACAAACTTAAAGTTATTGTATGAACAGTCCCGATTAAGGGCTGATGAATTAGAACGTCTGGGGGATAGTGGTTTTCTGCAGGCATTAGCAGAAAGTCAACGAATAAAAGATGAAATTAATAAATTACATTGTGTTTAA
- the rpoD gene encoding RNA polymerase sigma factor RpoD: MEEGSKMTEKKTISSEYVTKLVNKGKKQGGVLTYSEIMDTLQSEDLSPDEIEEIYEVFSSKGIEIVDELPDDTERADEPDVVEVEEVTPEEVDIDLTIPEGISIDDPVRMYLKEIGRVPLLTADEEIKLAQRMEQGDEEAKRRLAEANLRLVVSIAKRYVGRGMLFLDLIQEGNLGLIKAVEKFDYNKGYKFSTYATWWIRQAITRAIADQARTIRIPVHMVETINKLIRVSRQLLQELGREPQPEEIAKEMDISVERVREIMKIAQEPVSLETPIGEEEDSHLGDFIEDQDAPAPAEAASFMLLKEQLEEVLETLTPREEKVLRLRFGLDDGRARTLEEVGQHFGVTRERIRQIEAKALRKLRHPSRSKKLKDFLE; encoded by the coding sequence ATGGAGGAGGGGAGTAAAATGACAGAAAAAAAGACAATTTCGAGTGAATATGTAACTAAATTAGTGAACAAAGGGAAAAAACAGGGTGGCGTGCTAACTTATAGTGAAATCATGGATACTCTCCAAAGTGAAGATTTATCTCCTGATGAAATTGAAGAGATATATGAGGTCTTTTCTAGTAAGGGAATTGAAATAGTTGATGAACTTCCGGATGATACTGAAAGAGCAGATGAGCCTGATGTTGTAGAGGTAGAAGAAGTAACTCCTGAAGAAGTTGATATTGATTTAACTATTCCAGAGGGGATTAGTATTGACGACCCCGTTCGCATGTATCTTAAGGAAATTGGAAGAGTACCTTTACTGACGGCTGACGAAGAAATTAAACTGGCACAGCGCATGGAGCAAGGTGATGAAGAAGCCAAAAGACGTTTGGCAGAAGCCAATTTGCGGCTTGTAGTTAGTATTGCTAAACGTTATGTTGGGCGTGGTATGTTATTTTTAGATTTAATTCAAGAAGGTAACCTTGGACTAATCAAAGCTGTTGAAAAATTTGATTATAATAAAGGTTACAAATTTAGTACGTATGCTACCTGGTGGATTCGTCAAGCAATTACTCGTGCAATAGCCGATCAGGCGCGGACGATTCGTATTCCTGTGCATATGGTAGAGACTATTAATAAATTGATTCGTGTATCTAGACAATTACTACAGGAATTAGGGCGTGAGCCTCAACCTGAAGAGATTGCAAAAGAGATGGATATTAGTGTTGAGCGTGTAAGAGAGATTATGAAAATTGCTCAAGAACCAGTATCTTTAGAAACGCCAATTGGTGAAGAAGAAGACTCTCATTTAGGAGATTTTATTGAGGATCAGGATGCACCAGCACCAGCTGAGGCAGCTTCTTTCATGCTTTTAAAGGAGCAGTTAGAAGAGGTATTAGAAACTCTTACTCCACGAGAAGAAAAGGTTCTTAGACTGCGATTTGGTTTAGATGATGGACGGGCTCGCACATTAGAAGAAGTAGGACAACACTTTGGTGTTACCCGTGAACGTATTCGACAAATTGAGGCGAAAGCCCTCAGAAAACTACGTCATCCTAGCCGTAGCAAAAAATTAAAAGACTTTTTAGAGTAA
- a CDS encoding class I SAM-dependent methyltransferase: MKLVGRLAALAELVPEGSRVADIGTDHAYLPIELVQGHIVTSAIAGDVHLGPWKAAKEHVDALGLTHRISVRLGDGITVLSPEEVDVVIIAGMGGQTIIEILTGKPEVTKSLKRLILQPMVAANTVRRWLNENQWDVVDERLVQEEGRLYEIVVAEPGRATSCEPIMYDIGEKLWRDKPELLSVHIDQLIAQTKRVLQEMSLSDNAKKSQKYHEYTERLQQLEAKRRCL, from the coding sequence TTGAAGCTTGTTGGAAGATTAGCTGCGTTGGCGGAATTGGTGCCGGAGGGATCGCGTGTGGCAGATATTGGTACTGATCATGCTTATTTACCTATTGAATTAGTGCAAGGGCATATTGTTACTTCAGCAATAGCTGGTGACGTTCATCTGGGGCCTTGGAAGGCAGCAAAAGAACATGTAGATGCCCTCGGGCTTACGCACCGAATTTCTGTCCGTTTAGGTGATGGAATAACAGTGCTTTCTCCAGAAGAAGTGGATGTTGTTATTATTGCTGGTATGGGTGGTCAGACAATTATTGAGATACTAACAGGAAAGCCTGAAGTTACTAAGTCGCTTAAACGTTTAATTTTGCAGCCTATGGTGGCTGCGAATACTGTGAGACGTTGGTTAAATGAAAACCAATGGGATGTTGTTGACGAAAGATTGGTCCAAGAGGAAGGGCGATTGTACGAAATAGTTGTGGCCGAACCAGGGAGGGCAACTAGTTGTGAACCTATTATGTACGACATTGGGGAAAAACTGTGGAGAGATAAACCGGAACTTCTATCTGTACACATTGATCAACTCATTGCTCAGACTAAACGCGTCTTACAGGAGATGTCACTCAGTGATAATGCAAAAAAGAGCCAAAAGTATCATGAATATACCGAAAGATTACAACAATTGGAGGCTAAACGGCGATGTCTGTAA
- a CDS encoding Nif3-like dinuclear metal center hexameric protein has translation MSVKCQVIMDAMDKLAPRHLAESWDNVGLLVGSPSQTIHKILITLDVTKEVVEQAILDNVDLIIAHHPLIFKSITSIRTDLPQGQVLSSLIKANIGVYAAHTNLDSAEGGVNDALAACLGLQDIEPLAVNSTEKLCKLVVFVPQTHVEVVREALAAAGAGHIGKYSNCTFSANGIGTFLPLEDAKPFIGNNGKLESVEESRIETVMPEKISRRVIKAMIKAHPYEEVAYDLYQLMNSGKEFGLGRIGKLEIPMLFSDFADRVKKSLGVDSVNIAGACDKLIKKVAVCGGAGAGLLHKAVFAGADVLVTGDVKYHEAQNAIVSGIGIVDAGHFATEQPILSHVKEFLTSCADQGKWSVIVEVDKINKNILQRY, from the coding sequence ATGTCTGTAAAATGTCAAGTAATTATGGATGCAATGGATAAGTTAGCGCCAAGGCATTTAGCTGAAAGTTGGGATAATGTAGGTTTATTAGTTGGGAGCCCATCCCAAACAATCCATAAGATACTAATTACCTTAGATGTTACGAAGGAGGTTGTAGAGCAAGCGATACTCGATAATGTAGATCTCATCATTGCTCATCACCCTCTTATATTCAAAAGCATTACATCAATACGAACAGATTTGCCGCAAGGGCAAGTTTTATCTAGTCTGATTAAGGCAAATATAGGGGTCTACGCAGCTCATACTAATCTTGATTCAGCGGAGGGGGGCGTTAATGATGCTTTAGCTGCCTGTTTAGGTTTGCAGGATATTGAACCCTTAGCAGTAAACTCCACTGAAAAGTTATGCAAATTAGTAGTGTTTGTGCCGCAAACTCATGTAGAAGTGGTGCGAGAAGCGTTAGCAGCGGCTGGGGCTGGGCATATTGGAAAATATAGTAACTGCACATTTTCGGCAAATGGTATAGGTACTTTTTTACCTTTAGAAGATGCAAAACCATTCATTGGTAATAATGGCAAGTTAGAATCTGTTGAAGAAAGCCGCATTGAAACAGTTATGCCCGAAAAAATTAGTCGTAGGGTAATTAAAGCGATGATTAAAGCCCATCCCTATGAGGAAGTTGCGTATGATTTATATCAACTAATGAATTCAGGTAAAGAATTTGGATTAGGTCGTATAGGTAAGCTCGAAATACCTATGTTGTTTTCAGATTTTGCGGATCGGGTGAAAAAATCATTAGGAGTAGATTCTGTAAATATAGCAGGAGCATGTGATAAGTTGATAAAGAAGGTAGCCGTATGTGGGGGTGCTGGTGCTGGGCTATTGCATAAAGCGGTATTTGCTGGAGCCGATGTATTAGTAACCGGAGATGTAAAATACCATGAAGCCCAGAATGCTATAGTAAGTGGTATTGGTATTGTTGATGCGGGCCATTTTGCCACGGAGCAACCTATATTGTCTCATGTAAAGGAATTTCTCACTTCCTGTGCCGATCAAGGTAAATGGTCGGTTATTGTCGAGGTTGATAAAATCAACAAAAATATTCTACAACGATATTAA